A part of Capsicum annuum cultivar UCD-10X-F1 chromosome 6, UCD10Xv1.1, whole genome shotgun sequence genomic DNA contains:
- the LOC107872926 gene encoding monooxygenase 2, whose product MALSPSHISLFSSDPSLYLRKRPSSIPQLRWLPAETRVRARPFSLSIVNGQADDRKEDIVIVGAGIAGLATAVSLQRLGIRTLVLEQGESLRTGGTSLTLFKNGWKALDAIGVGNDLRSQFLEIQGMAIKSEDGRELRSFRFKDEDESQEVRAVERRVLLETLASRLPPDAISFSSKLANVERSENGETLLELEDGIRISTKILIACDGIRSPVAKLMGFPEPNYVGHCAFRGLAYFPKGQPFEPKVNYIYGKGVRAGYVPVSETKVYWFICYNSSSPGPKITDPSILRQQAEQLVKNWPRDLINLINLTPDDTIIRTSLVDRWLWPSISPPASTGSIVLVGDAWHPMTPNLGQGACCALEDSIVLTKKLAEAIKSKRTSVEEAFKAYGSERWPRIFPLTVRAYLVGALLQWDNPVICALRDNIIVPKLVRLGPVLEHTNFEFDPSIRNLENLSSVDIGQ is encoded by the exons ATGGCTTTATCCCCTTCTcacatttctcttttttcttctgaCCCATCACTTTACTTGAGAAAAAGACCATCATCAATACCCCAACTACGATGGTTACCAGCTGAAACTAGAGTTAGAGCTAGACCCTTTTCTTTATCCATTGTAAATGGTCAAGCTGATGATAGAAAAGAAGATATTGTTATTGTCGGGGCTGGAATTGCTGGCCTTGCTACTGCTGTTTCACTTCAGAG GCTGGGTATTAGAACATTGGTGCTTGAGCAGGGTGAGTCACTGAGAACTGGAGGCACCTCGCTAACACTTTTCAAAAATGGATGGAAGGCGTTGGATGCTATTGGAGTTGGCAATGATCTCAGGAGTCAGTTTCTTGAAATTCAAGG GATGGCGATAAAATCAGAAGATGGAAGAGAATTGCGCTCTTTCAGGTTCAAAGATGAGgatgaaag TCAAGAAGTCCGTGCTGTGGAGAGGAGAGTACTACTGGAAACACTTGCCAGTAGGCTACCACCAGATGCTATTTCGTTTTCCTCAAAGCTGGCAAACGTTGAAAGAAGTGAAAATGGTGAAACCTTGTTGGAACTTGAAGATGGTATTCGCATATCTACGAAG ATATTGATTGCTTGTGATGGGATTCGATCGCCAGTGGCCAAGTTGATGGGGTTTCCAGAGCCTAACTATGTAGGACATTGTGCATTTCGAGGCCTAGCATATTTCCCTAAAGGACAGCCATTTGAACCAAAAGTAAACTACATCTATGGAAAAGGAGTGCGCGCTGGATATGTTCCTGTATCTGAAACCAAAGTCTATTGGTTTATCTGCTACAATAGCTCGTCACCAG GTCCAAAGATAACAGATCCATCTATTTTGAGACAGCAGGCGGAACAACTTGTCAAAAATTGGCCAAGAGACCTAATAAACCTCATTAATCTTACACCAGATGACACAATCATAAGAACCAGCTTGGTAGATAGATGGCTTTGGCCCTCAATAAGCCCTCCAGCCTCTACTGGCAGTATTGTGCTGGTTGGCGACGCATggcacccaatgacaccaaatctTGGTCAAGGTGCTTGTTGTGCACTGGAAGATTCAATAGTTTTGACAAAAAAGCTTGCAGAAGCAATCAAGTCAAAACGTACTTCAGTCGAGGAAGCGTTCAAAGCATATGGAAGTGAAAGATGGCCCCGTATATTTCCATTAACAGTACGTGCATATCTTGTGGGTGCGCTATTGCAATGGGATAACCCAGTGATATGTGCCCTTAGGGATAACATTATTGTACCTAAGCTGGTTAGGCTTGGACCAGTTCTGGAGCATACTAATTTTGAATTTGACCCCTCCATAAGAAACTTAGAAAATCTTAGTTCAGTTGATATTGGACAATAA